The genomic interval AAAGGTGGAAGCCTTGCACCCGTTCTCCTTGGCATAAGCCATGCTGAAGGCGGGAGGGGGGGCTGTGCTATAAAGGAGCAAAGCACGCTTCCTTTGTGGAAATGCAGCACACCCTTCTTGTTGGCTATGTCAAAGCTGTCTTGGGCTTCCCAGTGGCCCTCAATGTGTTTGCCTCTTCTCCCCAGCCTTCACTACTTGACCCTAGCAGCACTGGCGTTCATTATCCGCCCAACTGCAGCCATCCTCTGGGTTCCTCTACTGCTCTGGCACTTTTGGAAAGAGCATCGGAAGCGGCATCTCCTTCTTCTGGGTTACATCCCAGTGGGGTCAGTGGACAGCAATAATCCAAATAGATCTAAAAGTGTGATAAGGTGGCTATAAGATAGCAGGTCCAAAGCATTAAGAACTAGGCAGATGTGGCATCTCTCACCTCTTGGTGCAGGCAACCACAAATTGTGGACAGCAGCCTCAGGACTGTCAGCAGTTGCTGGTAGCCACAAGTTGTGGGGGGCAGAGACCCTTTCTTATCTGGTGGCACTTGGGGCGGGTGTTGCATCTTTGACCTTAAGTGGTGAAAGAGCACCAGGTTAACATGGCGCAGGTTGGTGCTGGGAGGAAGACAGTTCTATGTTCAGCCTGTGTATGGCGAGGAGAAAGCATGTGAAGCAGGAAGGTTGGAGAGGAGCAGTTGGGACAGCGTAGTTATTTCATGCCATGggggcattttttgttttttaacagccTAGGGACCTTGGGCACCTCTTTAGTCATTGACCGAGTATTTTTTGGCAAGGTAAGTGCCGGTTCACTAATGAGTCCTGTCCCTGCCTGGCAGCAGGACTTTGTGGGAGGCAGATCACTCAACCTTCATctccgctccccccccccaacatctctGCTAGGGAATGTCTTGCAGTTCATGGCAGTGCTGAGAATGAGGATGGGCAGGTTAGATTTGCCAGCATAGGTACCCTCGGTCCTGCTGCAAGGCCCAAAGTGGGAGCTGGCCTCTGTTGCCTTCTCCCAGGGCAACAAGCCCTCCTTACTTATGGTAGAATCCTTCCTGCTCTACTAAAGGTGGGTGACAGTTGGGGGAACTGATGGTATGGATGAAAAACATTGCTTGCTGAAGGCATTTCCCTTGGAAAGTGTCAGGGGGATAAGTGGGAGTAATGCAAGTAAAGCCAAATGGCTAAAAGCAGGGGCCAGAAGAccactctccctctctttctgctctgcTTCTCTGTCGACTAACCTgcctgcctttgcctccttcctcctgcagTGGGTTGTGGTTCACCTGAACTTTGTGAAGTTCAATGTGCTGCAGAACTTGGCCACCTTCTATGGATCCCATCCATGGCACTGGTATTTGACTCAGGGCTTGCCGGCCGTCTTGGGCCCTcacctccccttcttcattcatGGCTGCTTCCAGGCACCCAGAAGGTACCACCTGTTTCTGGTCGTGGTGCTCTGGACAGTTGCAGTATACAGGTATGTCCCCTGCCATGTTCTAGTTAAAAATTGTTTGAGGTTCATTGGCTTGCATCCTGCTGTTAGGCATTGCCAGCACTTGGCATGAAAGGAAGAAACATTGTGggtgggaggggaaagggaaagaaaacctTGTTAAGATGAGCTGGTGGCAGGTTGTGATGTTGAGGAATCAGGTGCTGGCTCATCCCCAGTGGGGATGGAGGAGGGCTGGGCCATTTCATGCAAGCTTCCTCTTGAATTGGACAGGAACGTTGGGGTCCCAGCAGTCACAGAGCCCCCAAGGTTTGACTCCTGGGCTGGATGTCAGCCTCCCTCTATGTCTAACATAGTGTTGCCATGCTAATGCTGCTGGTGAGAGGTGGACATAAGACCTGCTTGTCCCACTTCAGGGCTACAGCTAGACCGGCGGTGGTAGCAGCAACTCCTTTTCCTCACAGCTGCATTTGGAGGGGGTTGTGGTGGTCCTATCAGTGAGCCTGTTGCCTTTCTCCTGCTGGCCCTTATGCAAGACCTGCTGTGTCATTGCAGCAGAGCAGGAAAtggctgggaagaggaggctggGGAGGGGATACCTTTTGGCTTTTCCCCGTGAAATCCTTTCTCTTTGTTTGTAGCATGTTGGGCCACAAGGAGTTCAGGTTCATCTACCCAGTGCTGCCCTTGTGCATGGTGTTCTGTGGTAAGTGTTTTGCCCTGAGATGGCCTCTGTGCCCCTTTCAGGACAGGTGTGGCCTCACAATGAAGTGTCAAAGCAGAGCTGGCTGTCCCTGAAGGAGAGTTGTAGTAGGGCAGTGTGGTCTGTCTGAAAAGAGGGGAAATGTCACATAGACAAAAGATGAGGTGCTATACAACTGCAAGGAATTTGATCACGACTGGTTGTTTTTGATGAAATCTGAATGCCACTCTTGAGGGTTGTCCACATGCTTAACAATTTGTGCCAAAATGGTGATGTTGAGCATCCTGGTTTAAATGAAAATGGGTCAGAAAGACTCTAGTGGCAAAGAATTGTTTTTATTACCTTGGATTTGCTAAGACCACCTTCTTTCACAATGTAAAATGTGTGCATCCCCATTTTAGACACTGGGCTTCTCATACAGATTTATTGGGCAAATCAGAGAGGCAGAGGGATCAAACCCAAGGAAAGGGCACAGAGACTTCCTGTGTCTGCTGAGGCGCACTCTCCTTTTCTCCCTGGCAGGGCATTCACTTAACTACCTCCAAAGGGGAAGGAAGGTGGCTGTCTGCTTCTTGCTGGTTTCCAATGCGCTGCTGGCGCTCTATACAGGTTTAGTGCACCAGCGCGGGACCCTCGACGTCATGGGCCACTTGCGAGGGCTCTGCCAGAGCAGTCCTTCCCAGAAACCAGCCTCTGTCTTGATGCTGATGCCCTGCCATTCCACCCCCTATTATAGGTAAGAAGAGACCCCTCTGCCTTCCACCTGGATGGGTGGAACCCAAGGAACACCCTTGGATCAAGCTGCCACTTAGACAGTCATAAAAGGACTTGGTCCAGGTAACTCCTGACCTCATCAGCTCAAAGGGATCCCATGTTTGTCATGACACTCTCTTGTGCACAACAGTTTGTCTGGGCAGATGAGCCGTGTTCCCCATCTTGCGTTCTGCACAGTCCTTTCCTGCCTGTAAGTGCCCCCTCCTGAACAGAGATTATCCATGGCAGAGCAAGGGAGTCATACCTGTCCTCTTTCTGATTACCAAGGTGTGTTGGGGTAGTCTTGCTTGAATGTAGGGAGTCTTTCCCATTGCTCAAGcagctccccaccaccacccaagGAGCCTGGGGAGGCAGTGATGTTTGTGGCCTGCGGGGCTCCCTGGCAGGCTGCTCAGCCACCTCTGCCAATTCCTGAGggcctctttccctcctttctccctcagCCACATTCACTGCCCATTACAGCTGAGGTTTCTTCAGTGCCCACCAGACTTGACTGGAAGGACAGATTACCAGGATGAAGCGGATTTGTTCTACTCATCCCCTCTTGACTGGCTCCAAGAAGAGTTTGTTGCCAACACTTCGCTGCTTCCCTCGCACATCGTCTTCTTCAGTGTGCTTGAGCAGGTCTGTCATGTGCCAAACCATTCTTGCCTCTCCTCCAGTCCTGGAAGGTCCCAGGTGCTCAGGGAAGCCAGGTGCAGGCACACATGTGTGTTAATCCCTTTGGAGCCAGGCACTCAAATGCAGGTTTTTGTTAACCAGTATCCACTCAATTGAAAGCTTTTAAAGTTTATGATCTGTGAGTTACTCAGCAACAGAATTAGGTTAGAAAACTGCAAACATGTTTAATAGCATTAGAAATGCCTGTAATGGTATCGGAGAGACAACACCACTAATTTCAAAATGAAACGATGcgtcatataaatgttaaaatgtattttgtacttCTAGGGCATATCACCATTTCTTGTTTCACACGGTTATGAAAAGGATGCTACATTCTTTCACACCCATTTACCTGAAGGACGAATCGGAAGTCATGTTTATGTTTATCAAAGGAATCAAAAGCAGCGCTGAGGCCCATCCATCAAACCTTGCTGGGAATATACCTGGGATGCGCCCAGCAGAACATGCACCCTTCCCGCTTGACCACAAAGGGCCCACACCTTTGGCCTTGCAACACAACCACCTGCCAAGATCCTTCTTCTCAGAGACTTCCTCTCTGGACAGAGTATGGACAGCTATACaaacttttataaataaaaagcCTTTTTTTCCAACCACATCTTTATTCTTCTTCTACCATTTGGAAATAGATGTGCAAGAAAATTCAAATGCAAGTCAGCAAGCTGATCAGAAAGCAGCACAGAAGAAGCGAGCGAATCAACAGGTTCCACTCCAGCACCACCACAAAAAGATTAAGTAAGCAGGTTAAAACAGACGGGCTTCTGACTGGCATGAGATGAAGTTAGTACACTGAAGTATTACTCTGCATCTGGATCACAAGGGCAAAGAAGCTTATTTTacgaacacacacacaagctactGCTCACCCAGTTCATTTATTGCAATAGTAGAGCTGCGTCTCCCCAGAGCAGAGAGGTGGGTTGGGGGGGAGTGTGCCCTGGGTGGTTCAGAGGAGAGCATCAGCTGCTTCCCCACACAGAGGGTcatgtctttgccttcctctcactGGGCTCCTGACAAAAAGGGCTGTTTAGTACTTTGCCTGGAAGGGCATTTGACCCACTTCTATCTCCAGGTTTGCTGTGTGTCTCCCGTTGGCGCGCCCTTGTTTATGCCACCGGCCTTCTCTCTTGAAGCGCTGTTGGTGCTTCGGCACATGTCTTTTTTGTGGGCCACTTTGAATCTGCATGAAAGGTAAGGCAGGGTGgctaaaagaagaagaacagacaGGCCATTAGTTCACGTCAGATATTGTATCCATTGCTACAACTCATTCTTgaggcaacttttaaaaaatactgaccAACCCCAGTCAACACATTGTTTTTGATAAAGCAAGTGGAACCTTGAGACATTGGGAGCTCTTTCCTACACTGTTTAATGTACAGAAATGAAACTGGTAGGGAAAAATCAAAACACTTCCACAGGGACTGTGTCTCCTGAACCCAGAAGGAATGCCCCCAATCCCTACTCCCACCCAGGGCTTCTTTGGCATGCCCACCGCTGAGGAAGACTGGTGCATTCTTTGGCCAGCCCAGCAGGAATGAGGAGCAAGCAGTCTTCTTGCTCTCACCTGGGTCCATATTGAGGAGCTGGTTCATAGTGGAAGTAATATTGGTAGATGTATTTATCTAAGTCTTCAAACGCTCTGTCGCTGTTCCCATGGTACTCTTTGATGTCTTCTAGATAATCTTTAATGTCATTAACAAAGTCTGTGAACAGCATTTGATCATGGATGAAAACACCATTGCAGAAAAACTGGTTCATAAAACCCTCCAGTTCCCTCCAGTGATGGAAGTTGTCTACTTCTTGCTGCAAGTACTTGTGCATTAACTGGTTAAATTCATCAGCCCGAATTGGGTCCAGGACTTTGTCAAAGAGGCTGACAAACTCTTGGTGGGCACAGTCAAAAATCCCTGTGCAGCCCTTGTGGGCCATGCGAGTCTTCCTGTTGTAAGTGGGGCGCTTGAGGCACCTGGGGGCAGTGGGATCCTTGGCTCGCCTTCCCTCACCCCGCTCCCTCTGGCCCCCAGGGGCCCGGTGGTGTGGACCCTCGTGGGAACGGCTTGCCGTTTTCCTTTCCCGGCCAGTCTCCTGCCGTTTCCCAGCATaccatttcttctctccctcttcaaAGATATTTTGGGTCGTGTCCTTGAAGTGTCTGAAGGTGGACTTTACAGAATCTGAGAACTTTCTCAAGTTCTCCTTCACAGCTTCTTTGGCCTGTTTGATTTTCTCTTTGTGGTGCCTCACAAATTCCTTTGTGGAGTTCTTCATGGCATCAAAAGTCTCTTTCATTGAGCCAAAAAAGGTTGCTTTTGGCTTCGTTCTGGCCTTGCCTGTCCCCTTTCCAGCTGGCTGCTGTGCTTTGCCTGCTTGCCCTTGCTTCTCAGCATGATCCTTGGCCTCTACATACAGCTTCTCCCACAGGTCCGACCGCTGCTGCTCAAAGCTGAGCTTCTTTTCCAGCTCGGTCAACCTTCCCCGCAGAATTTCTATCTCCTGGTTCTCTGGCAGACCCTTCCCTGCCCCTGCCTCCGGAGCCGCCTGGTGAGCACTCAGCTTCTCCAGTTCTTCCCGAAGAGCCATGGTCAGCTGACACTCTTTGTCCAGTTCCCTCCGCAGCATCTGTGCCTCAGCCAGTAGTGTCTCCTTCTGTTTCACAAAACTCTGCATGCGATGCTTTTCCTCTTCCAAATGGACTTTCAACTTCTGGTTTTCAGTGGCAACTGGAGACTCGAGGCCTTTGTTTTCCAAGTGCCTTATCTGTTCCCGGAGCTTCCTTAGTTCTTCTTGCAACACAGCCAAtgccttctcctctttctgtAAAGATTCCCTCAAGTGAAGGTTCTCTGATGCCAGGTGGTCCTTCTGGGACTCAAAGGatttcttctccatctctgtCATCAGCAAGCATGCTGCCAAGCCTTCCTTTAGAGACTGGAGAGACAAAGGAGGAGTTAAAGCAATGTTCCAGTACTGGAAGAGTAAGTTTAAAAATGGGGTGTGGAGAGGTCACTGCAGCACTTTGCCTACAGATGCATAAACATGACTAGGAAGTGATATTATACTTCCCGTAGAGCCTGCCCAGTGTGAAAGGGAACAGGCATGGGATGCTCCACTATCCAGGGTTGTATAAACCTCCGCTCCAACACACACAGCTTGGAATGTGCCTTGACCACTTCCAGATGGGCACAAGGATGTGTGTGCTAGTCTAGCAGTTGGTTCATCTGCAGCAACTATGAAGACAATATGATGGCAGCTGTGGTATGGGAAACACCCATGGACCAAAGAACATGGTTGATCTAATGGGGAGCATGACACTCCCAAGGCTGCAGGTGCTTCCCAACCGAACAGGGCGCACAAAAGACCCACGCTCACAGGGGAGTCCTTGGTCTTTCCACTGATTTACCTTGACACGTCTCCAACCAAGGCAGATCTCTCTGTCCCAAAAATGCAAGGAGTACTTGTGATGGGCTTTCAGCTTGGTTCCCATCCCCATCCGGTCAGCCTGGCTCAGCCAGCCCCCAGCCTCAGAGCCCTGTACATTGTGGCCCTTTCCTCCCAGGGTGCCTGGACTCTTTGTGGCCGGCAGGGCCAGGGACTCTGGCAGAGACCACAAATCAGCTGAGGACCTTTCtgctctccctggaaaccaaagAAGCCAAGCCTCCCAATGGAAACGGGTCCTGTCTAGGATTTAGAGCCACTCTGTGAGCAGAGGTCGCCCTTACCTTGCACTCGGTTTTACTTCCTTGTTCCTCTTGGCACTGAATCAGGCTGTCCTTCATACCATTCAGTTCATCTTCATGTGTCTTCTCAACCAGCTGCTGACGTTCTTGGATCTGAACGGTACCTTGAAACATAAATTCTTATTTTATATCACAATAAAAGGGGAAGCAAGACACCTTATCAGATAACACACCTTTCCTCCTCTCGAGTTGTGCACTGTACAACTAGTGCATGCCATGATCATTGTTAGGAAAGCCTGAAAGGTGCAACTTGTAATTGAACCATTGTAGCCCTGGCACACACCTTGAAAGCATGGAGATTGTTTGATAATAAATATGAAAACTATTCCATGAAAATTCTTCATTGCTCTGTATCCTTAAGGAAGAATACTTGTCCGCAGTGATACCACCGGAAGGAGAGTGCTCTAAGGCTGCTGCAGGATTGTGGCTGTCAAAGAACCTCCTCTGTTTGAGGGCTAAAAGCCATGCTTTGAACATGCCAGTTTGCTGAGGCATTCTGTCAAGCTCAGGAGCCCAAGCGGACAGTCTGCATCGGGGGCATTTCCCTCCACAGGCTGCCTGGGTTCTCTTTCTGTTCTGCCCCAGCTCCAAAGTGCaatctgcaccccccccccccaaaaaaaaccccttcacaCACAGACACCCCACACTCCCCATTGCAGGCATGCTGGCATGGACTACTTTGCCCAAAGTAAAAGAACAAGCAGGAGTATCAGGCTCAATGGCAAAGCAGAACATTCCAGCCTGGCCACTTACCTTCAAGGATCCCTGAAGACCAAAAGAATGGAGATGTGTCAGTTCTGCTCAAAGGTCATGAAACCAAGCAAGATTCTTTGGTCTGTCCCTAGTTCAGATACGAAGGGTAGACAGTGTACTGTGCTACCATTTTTCAGCCCCACAGGTACAAATGGGCAAGTCAGGTGTAAAAGAAGAGGTGGGATGGGGGAACCATAAGCCAGCTACCCAACTGCATTTATAAAGAATCAGTGGCAACAGGGTCCAATTGCAGCCCAGAGGGAGCCTAAATGGGAACATGGCTCCAACCTGTCCTTCAGGACAACTATTGCTCCAAACTCTGACGCCAGACTTAATGTGGGCTCCATGACATTCTTCCCTCCCCTTTCAACCACCTTCCCAAATCCTTTTTGCTGCCCTGTTTTTAGTGATGGCCCACATCCTCCTATGACAAAATCTGAAGGTAGCTGCTGCCCTGTTTGATCCTCAGGAGCTCTGCAAGGCCACCTGGGCCAGGCCTGAGCCACAGCCCAACCCTTGTATGTCTGGCTAGCACCCGTTTCCTCAACTGGAAACTTTCCAGGCACACCAAGGGAAAGACACCCCTGTGCCCAAGGAGAAGGAGCAGCACCCTCACACAGAAACGCTTCAGATTTACAAAGCAGGACTATGACTGGCTTATTTCTGCTGATGTAGGGGAAAGATTCCCCCTGTCACTCACCATAAAAATGTCCAACGCCCATGCTGACTGCAATCACCAGTGCCAGGATGATGCATCTGTTAAGGCCACTGCTGAACTGATGCTTGGGAGATGGATGCTTGACTGGCTCAGTTTCCTGCTCCCGCGGCGGCACATCCTCCGATTCAGAACTTGAGATGAGTTTCTTCTTGGCCCGCCGGCGCCTGAGGGCAGGGCTGGAGCGGTTGCTGGTTTCATCGCTGCTTGACTCTTCACCACTCAGCTGTGATGGGAAGACTGAAAGGCAAGCGGTATCCATTGCAGAATGTGCAAAGGACCTTCCTGGCAACACAGgactctcctcctctcctttccctctggtCCCCATCCTACTGGGCCACTGTGGTGCCAAGCAGCCTGTGGAAAGGCAGGAACTGCCAAAGCCTCCCAGAGTCTTAGACAGCAAAGCCAACGACAAGGAATTATGGGATTCCTAAACCAtgactggaaaccatgaagccctatgaggaacaacttagagagctgggcatgtgtatcctggagaagagaaggttaagaggtgatatgatagccctgtttaaatatttgaagggatgtcatattggggaaggagctagcttgttttctgctgctccagagaataggacccaatggagcaatggatgcaagctccaagaaaagagattccagctcaacattaggaagaacttcatgacagtaagagctgttcaacagaggaacacactccttcctcagagtgtagtggagtctccctccttggaggtctttaaacagacgctgggtggccatctgtcaatggggatgctttgattgagagttcctgcatggccaggggttggactggatggtccttgcggtctcttccaactctacgattataCCATCTGCTCTGCAGATCATGGTCTAGATGAGGGCACATCTCTTGTGGGAAGCAAAGGACCTGCCTCATGCGCGTTCTGTCCTTGAAACCACATTTCACGTCACGCAGCTGCCTCCAACCTAAATgcagatactttttttttaaggatCAGAAATTCAACACCAGTTGATGCATTACATTTAGGATTAGCACATTCCAACAACTAGTTATTTGGACAGTGGCTGTACTTTCAAATT from Sceloporus undulatus isolate JIND9_A2432 ecotype Alabama chromosome 6, SceUnd_v1.1, whole genome shotgun sequence carries:
- the CCPG1 gene encoding cell cycle progression protein 1 isoform X2; the encoded protein is MSESASDSDSSCGWTVIGREGSDAEAEEGLHLLGPSEETPPPLLQGSDPRHQQKQDPATDPEAEFGHEDVSVIADQSHSEIAKTVPEDEKGKLPDDNTCVGAISDDSDIVTLEAPKVEEIGSEIGSHEGLVPCGDEEPSASEDFNMGSSSSSQYTFCQPETACWLKMLWKILVCVSGWVFPSQLSGEESSSDETSNRSSPALRRRRAKKKLISSSESEDVPPREQETEPVKHPSPKHQFSSGLNRCIILALVIAVSMGVGHFYGTVQIQERQQLVEKTHEDELNGMKDSLIQCQEEQGSKTECKSLKEGLAACLLMTEMEKKSFESQKDHLASENLHLRESLQKEEKALAVLQEELRKLREQIRHLENKGLESPVATENQKLKVHLEEEKHRMQSFVKQKETLLAEAQMLRRELDKECQLTMALREELEKLSAHQAAPEAGAGKGLPENQEIEILRGRLTELEKKLSFEQQRSDLWEKLYVEAKDHAEKQGQAGKAQQPAGKGTGKARTKPKATFFGSMKETFDAMKNSTKEFVRHHKEKIKQAKEAVKENLRKFSDSVKSTFRHFKDTTQNIFEEGEKKWYAGKRQETGRERKTASRSHEGPHHRAPGGQRERGEGRRAKDPTAPRCLKRPTYNRKTRMAHKGCTGIFDCAHQEFVSLFDKVLDPIRADEFNQLMHKYLQQEVDNFHHWRELEGFMNQFFCNGVFIHDQMLFTDFVNDIKDYLEDIKEYHGNSDRAFEDLDKYIYQYYFHYEPAPQYGPSHPALPFMQIQSGPQKRHVPKHQQRFKREGRWHKQGRANGRHTANLEIEVGQMPFQAKY
- the CCPG1 gene encoding cell cycle progression protein 1 isoform X4, which codes for MSESASDSDSSCGWTVIGREGSDAEAEEGLHLLGPSEETPPPLLQGSDPRHQQKQDPATDPEAEFGHEDVSVIADQSHSEIAKTVPEDEKGKLPDDNTCVGAISDDSDIVTLEAPKVEEIGSEIGSHEGLVPCGDEEPSASEDFNMGSSSSSQYTFCQPETVFPSQLSGEESSSDETSNRSSPALRRRRAKKKLISSSESEDVPPREQETEPVKHPSPKHQFSSGLNRCIILALVIAVSMGVGHFYGTVQIQERQQLVEKTHEDELNGMKDSLIQCQEEQGSKTECKSLKEGLAACLLMTEMEKKSFESQKDHLASENLHLRESLQKEEKALAVLQEELRKLREQIRHLENKGLESPVATENQKLKVHLEEEKHRMQSFVKQKETLLAEAQMLRRELDKECQLTMALREELEKLSAHQAAPEAGAGKGLPENQEIEILRGRLTELEKKLSFEQQRSDLWEKLYVEAKDHAEKQGQAGKAQQPAGKGTGKARTKPKATFFGSMKETFDAMKNSTKEFVRHHKEKIKQAKEAVKENLRKFSDSVKSTFRHFKDTTQNIFEEGEKKWYAGKRQETGRERKTASRSHEGPHHRAPGGQRERGEGRRAKDPTAPRCLKRPTYNRKTRMAHKGCTGIFDCAHQEFVSLFDKVLDPIRADEFNQLMHKYLQQEVDNFHHWRELEGFMNQFFCNGVFIHDQMLFTDFVNDIKDYLEDIKEYHGNSDRAFEDLDKYIYQYYFHYEPAPQYGPSHPALPFMQIQSGPQKRHVPKHQQRFKREGRWHKQGRANGRHTANLEIEVGQMPFQAKY
- the CCPG1 gene encoding cell cycle progression protein 1 isoform X3 — translated: MSESASDSDSSCGWTVIGREGSDAEAEEGLHLLGPSEETPPPLLQGSDPRHQQKQDPATDPEAEFGHEDVSVIADQSHSEIAKTVPEDEKGKLPDDNTCVGAISDDSDIVTLEAPKVEEIGSEIGSHEGLVPCGDEEPSASEDFNMGSSSSSQYTFCQPETVFPSQLSGEESSSDETSNRSSPALRRRRAKKKLISSSESEDVPPREQETEPVKHPSPKHQFSSGLNRCIILALVIAVSMGVGHFYGILEGTVQIQERQQLVEKTHEDELNGMKDSLIQCQEEQGSKTECKSLKEGLAACLLMTEMEKKSFESQKDHLASENLHLRESLQKEEKALAVLQEELRKLREQIRHLENKGLESPVATENQKLKVHLEEEKHRMQSFVKQKETLLAEAQMLRRELDKECQLTMALREELEKLSAHQAAPEAGAGKGLPENQEIEILRGRLTELEKKLSFEQQRSDLWEKLYVEAKDHAEKQGQAGKAQQPAGKGTGKARTKPKATFFGSMKETFDAMKNSTKEFVRHHKEKIKQAKEAVKENLRKFSDSVKSTFRHFKDTTQNIFEEGEKKWYAGKRQETGRERKTASRSHEGPHHRAPGGQRERGEGRRAKDPTAPRCLKRPTYNRKTRMAHKGCTGIFDCAHQEFVSLFDKVLDPIRADEFNQLMHKYLQQEVDNFHHWRELEGFMNQFFCNGVFIHDQMLFTDFVNDIKDYLEDIKEYHGNSDRAFEDLDKYIYQYYFHYEPAPQYGPSHPALPFMQIQSGPQKRHVPKHQQRFKREGRWHKQGRANGRHTANLEIEVGQMPFQAKY
- the PIGB gene encoding GPI mannosyltransferase 3 isoform X2; this encodes MEPSPRNPPAQLRKRKSVLYRPETPATGDLARWSAGLPGEKAGLALLTIAVRLLNCSLVQTSFVPDEYWQSLEVAHRMVFNYGFLTWEWAEGLRSHLYPLLFASVYKGLHLLQEDNVQLLIWLPRIVQALLAAVADVKLYSLVKQLDNTEAAKWVYFCQLSSWFTWYCCTRTLTNTMETVLTTLALSYYPMEGTKMGSSLHYLTLAALAFIIRPTAAILWVPLLLWHFWKEHRKRHLLLLGYIPVGLGTLGTSLVIDRVFFGKWVVVHLNFVKFNVLQNLATFYGSHPWHWYLTQGLPAVLGPHLPFFIHGCFQAPRRYHLFLVVVLWTVAVYSMLGHKEFRFIYPVLPLCMVFCGLVHQRGTLDVMGHLRGLCQSSPSQKPASVLMLMPCHSTPYYSHIHCPLQLRFLQCPPDLTGRTDYQDEADLFYSSPLDWLQEEFVANTSLLPSHIVFFSVLEQGISPFLVSHGYEKDATFFHTHLPEGRIGSHVYVYQRNQKQR
- the CCPG1 gene encoding cell cycle progression protein 1 isoform X1, which translates into the protein MSESASDSDSSCGWTVIGREGSDAEAEEGLHLLGPSEETPPPLLQGSDPRHQQKQDPATDPEAEFGHEDVSVIADQSHSEIAKTVPEDEKGKLPDDNTCVGAISDDSDIVTLEAPKVEEIGSEIGSHEGLVPCGDEEPSASEDFNMGSSSSSQYTFCQPETACWLKMLWKILVCVSGWVFPSQLSGEESSSDETSNRSSPALRRRRAKKKLISSSESEDVPPREQETEPVKHPSPKHQFSSGLNRCIILALVIAVSMGVGHFYGILEGTVQIQERQQLVEKTHEDELNGMKDSLIQCQEEQGSKTECKSLKEGLAACLLMTEMEKKSFESQKDHLASENLHLRESLQKEEKALAVLQEELRKLREQIRHLENKGLESPVATENQKLKVHLEEEKHRMQSFVKQKETLLAEAQMLRRELDKECQLTMALREELEKLSAHQAAPEAGAGKGLPENQEIEILRGRLTELEKKLSFEQQRSDLWEKLYVEAKDHAEKQGQAGKAQQPAGKGTGKARTKPKATFFGSMKETFDAMKNSTKEFVRHHKEKIKQAKEAVKENLRKFSDSVKSTFRHFKDTTQNIFEEGEKKWYAGKRQETGRERKTASRSHEGPHHRAPGGQRERGEGRRAKDPTAPRCLKRPTYNRKTRMAHKGCTGIFDCAHQEFVSLFDKVLDPIRADEFNQLMHKYLQQEVDNFHHWRELEGFMNQFFCNGVFIHDQMLFTDFVNDIKDYLEDIKEYHGNSDRAFEDLDKYIYQYYFHYEPAPQYGPSHPALPFMQIQSGPQKRHVPKHQQRFKREGRWHKQGRANGRHTANLEIEVGQMPFQAKY
- the PIGB gene encoding GPI mannosyltransferase 3 isoform X1 — its product is MEPSPRNPPAQLRKRKSVLYRPETPATGDLARWSAGLPGEKAGLALLTIAVRLLNCSLVQTSFVPDEYWQSLEVAHRMVFNYGFLTWEWAEGLRSHLYPLLFASVYKGLHLLQEDNVQLLIWLPRIVQALLAAVADVKLYSLVKQLDNTEAAKWVYFCQLSSWFTWYCCTRTLTNTMETVLTTLALSYYPMEGTKMGSSLHYLTLAALAFIIRPTAAILWVPLLLWHFWKEHRKRHLLLLGYIPVGLGTLGTSLVIDRVFFGKWVVVHLNFVKFNVLQNLATFYGSHPWHWYLTQGLPAVLGPHLPFFIHGCFQAPRRYHLFLVVVLWTVAVYSMLGHKEFRFIYPVLPLCMVFCGHSLNYLQRGRKVAVCFLLVSNALLALYTGLVHQRGTLDVMGHLRGLCQSSPSQKPASVLMLMPCHSTPYYSHIHCPLQLRFLQCPPDLTGRTDYQDEADLFYSSPLDWLQEEFVANTSLLPSHIVFFSVLEQGISPFLVSHGYEKDATFFHTHLPEGRIGSHVYVYQRNQKQR